The following coding sequences lie in one Listeria ivanovii subsp. londoniensis genomic window:
- a CDS encoding DUF6262 family protein, which yields MTFDQRKHLKMLHKKRRAETLEKVEQAIYYLEATKQPINFSRIAKQSGVGKSTLYSIPEVKDRIIIFREVSLGKSYTQKVKKEQDTSVIQSLKRKIQTLETENKELKLKIKHIYGQVFENTD from the coding sequence ATGACCTTTGATCAAAGGAAACATCTGAAGATGTTACACAAGAAAAGACGTGCCGAAACTCTTGAAAAAGTTGAACAAGCTATTTACTATCTTGAAGCAACAAAGCAGCCTATTAATTTCTCGAGGATAGCAAAACAATCTGGTGTTGGGAAATCGACACTGTATTCAATTCCAGAAGTAAAAGATCGAATAATTATTTTCCGTGAGGTGTCTTTAGGAAAGAGTTATACGCAAAAAGTAAAAAAAGAGCAGGATACTAGTGTGATTCAATCCTTAAAGCGAAAGATTCAAACGCTAGAAACAGAGAACAAAGAACTGAAACTTAAAATCAAGCATATATACGGCCAAGTTTTTGAAAATACTGACTAA
- a CDS encoding DUF5960 family protein has translation MTLNVEGAEFDYHTENSEKLTKDFLNFVLIDVPFFALQDELLYLMNKRNITRFRIPSYMTVDSKDHIFYFQLRTVEGNDLLRIYRYLGMDLEKKGLNS, from the coding sequence ATGACGTTGAATGTGGAAGGTGCTGAATTTGACTACCATACTGAAAACTCAGAAAAATTGACAAAAGACTTTTTGAACTTCGTTCTGATAGATGTGCCTTTTTTTGCATTACAAGACGAACTGCTCTATTTGATGAATAAGAGAAATATTACCCGGTTTAGGATACCTAGCTATATGACAGTAGACAGTAAAGACCATATTTTTTACTTTCAACTTAGAACAGTAGAAGGAAACGATCTTTTAAGGATATACCGATACCTTGGAATGGACTTGGAAAAGAAAGGGTTGAACTCGTAA
- a CDS encoding Y-family DNA polymerase, protein MNFNYDLEPTGDYAFIDMKSFYASCELVARGRHPLKDLLVVMSQADNTSGLILASSPMAKKAFGISNVTRSWELPTVEENPMMKKLIVAPPRMRYYIVENLKIQKIVRKYAADEDIMWYSIDEGVVELTHSLNYFVPDKSLTRKEKLNIVSQMIQKDILRETGIYSTVGMSNSNPLLAKLALDNEAKSTVNMRASWNYSDVETKVWAMPEISDFWGIGHRMKQNLYNMGVSTIYDLAHATPYRLKEKFGVIGLQLYHHANGIDRTKIQERYVPKSENLGNSQILPRYYKGDEMPLVIREMAEQVAIRLRRRQAKTSTVNLSIGYSKDELEKGFSRQLKITPTDNTDKLAGHLLYLFNKFYTGCLVRNIGVSYSGLLYHAGSQLNLFEEPEEQIKNEKLDQIMDQIREKYGFVSIVRASSTLEHARSLSQANLVGGHAGGAGGLDGL, encoded by the coding sequence ATGAACTTTAACTATGATTTAGAACCCACTGGTGACTATGCCTTTATCGATATGAAATCTTTTTACGCCAGCTGTGAGCTGGTAGCGCGGGGGCGCCACCCCTTAAAGGACCTTTTGGTTGTAATGAGTCAGGCGGATAATACTTCTGGTTTAATTTTGGCCAGCAGTCCGATGGCGAAGAAAGCGTTTGGAATCAGTAATGTCACAAGATCTTGGGAACTACCTACGGTAGAGGAAAATCCAATGATGAAAAAACTTATCGTAGCTCCTCCTAGAATGCGTTATTACATAGTGGAAAACCTAAAAATTCAAAAAATCGTTCGCAAGTACGCAGCGGATGAAGACATTATGTGGTACTCCATCGATGAAGGGGTTGTTGAACTAACCCACAGTTTAAACTACTTTGTACCAGACAAAAGTTTAACTAGGAAAGAAAAACTAAATATTGTCAGCCAAATGATCCAAAAAGATATCTTGAGAGAAACTGGGATTTATTCTACCGTTGGTATGTCAAACAGTAATCCCTTACTTGCTAAACTGGCGCTGGACAACGAGGCTAAAAGCACAGTAAATATGCGGGCTTCTTGGAACTATTCCGATGTAGAAACAAAGGTTTGGGCTATGCCTGAGATTAGCGACTTTTGGGGGATTGGTCACCGTATGAAGCAAAACCTGTATAATATGGGTGTCTCCACAATCTATGATTTGGCTCATGCTACGCCTTACCGATTAAAAGAAAAATTTGGGGTAATCGGTTTGCAGCTGTACCATCATGCCAATGGCATTGATCGGACAAAAATCCAAGAACGCTATGTCCCCAAGTCTGAAAATCTAGGAAACAGTCAAATTTTACCACGATACTACAAGGGTGATGAAATGCCTTTGGTGATTCGGGAAATGGCCGAACAGGTTGCTATTCGTTTGCGCCGCAGACAAGCTAAAACTTCAACGGTCAATTTATCAATTGGTTATTCTAAGGACGAATTAGAGAAAGGATTTAGCCGGCAACTAAAGATTACCCCTACTGATAACACTGACAAGTTAGCTGGACACCTATTGTATTTATTCAATAAATTTTATACCGGCTGTCTAGTTAGAAATATCGGTGTGTCTTATTCAGGACTGCTTTATCATGCAGGAAGCCAACTAAACCTGTTCGAAGAACCGGAAGAACAGATTAAAAATGAGAAGCTGGATCAAATAATGGATCAGATCAGAGAAAAGTATGGCTTTGTCTCAATTGTCCGTGCAAGTTCTACTTTAGAACACGCTAGGAGCTTGAGTCAAGCGAATTTGGTGGGAGGTCATGCTGGCGGTGCCGGTGGTTTGGATGGCTTGTAG
- the arsC gene encoding arsenate reductase (thioredoxin) — translation MKKIYFLCTGNSCRSQMAEGYAHKLLPKSQFEIRSAGIETHGLNPKAVKVMAEDGIDISEQTSDLLDMSYFNKADLIVTLCGDAKDKCPVIPKGKEHFHWNLSDPAKASGSEEEILAQFRKTRDLIKRNVLAIKN, via the coding sequence ATGAAAAAAATCTATTTTCTTTGTACAGGAAACTCTTGTAGAAGTCAGATGGCTGAAGGGTATGCGCATAAGCTCTTACCAAAAAGTCAATTTGAAATTAGAAGTGCCGGAATAGAAACGCACGGTCTGAATCCAAAAGCCGTAAAAGTGATGGCTGAAGACGGGATTGATATTTCTGAACAAACGTCAGATTTGCTTGATATGAGCTATTTTAATAAAGCTGATCTAATCGTCACTCTTTGCGGGGATGCGAAAGATAAATGTCCGGTAATTCCCAAAGGGAAAGAACATTTTCATTGGAACTTATCGGACCCTGCCAAAGCATCCGGTAGTGAGGAAGAGATTTTAGCGCAGTTTAGAAAAACTAGAGACTTAATTAAAAGAAATGTTCTAGCCATAAAAAATTAG
- the arsB gene encoding ACR3 family arsenite efflux transporter codes for MENTEKQGLGVFEKYLTLWVVICMALGISIGKFLPVIPATLSQFEYYNVSIPTAILIWLMIFPMMLKIDFGSIVNVSKKPKGLIVTCVTNWLIKPFTMYAIAAFFFYVVFKSWIPLDLAKEYVAGAVILGAAPCTAMVFVWSHLTKGDAAYTLVQVAVNDLIILILFAPIVAFLLGVDNVVVPMATLLLSTVLFVVVPLFLGFLTRSLIIKRKGLAYFETVFLKKFDSVTIIGLLLTLIIIFSFQGQKILANPLHILLIAIPLTIQTLLIFSIAYGWARLWKLPHSIASPAGMIGASNFFELAVAVAISLFGLQSGATLATVVGVLVEVPVMLLLVKIANNTKHWFPNDTEQTARLRGENI; via the coding sequence ATGGAAAACACAGAGAAACAAGGATTAGGTGTTTTTGAGAAGTATCTAACCTTGTGGGTAGTCATATGTATGGCACTAGGAATTTCAATCGGAAAGTTTTTACCAGTAATTCCCGCAACACTTAGCCAGTTCGAATATTACAACGTTTCTATTCCTACAGCTATCTTAATTTGGTTAATGATTTTCCCAATGATGTTGAAAATCGACTTTGGCAGTATTGTTAACGTGTCAAAAAAGCCCAAAGGATTGATTGTCACTTGCGTAACTAATTGGCTGATAAAGCCATTCACTATGTACGCGATTGCTGCTTTTTTCTTTTATGTAGTGTTTAAAAGTTGGATACCGTTAGACTTGGCAAAAGAATATGTTGCCGGAGCGGTTATTCTAGGAGCCGCCCCATGTACCGCAATGGTCTTTGTTTGGAGTCACCTCACCAAAGGTGATGCTGCCTATACTTTGGTTCAAGTAGCGGTGAATGATCTAATTATCTTAATTTTGTTTGCGCCAATTGTCGCTTTTTTACTAGGTGTTGATAATGTAGTCGTTCCAATGGCAACTTTGCTATTATCCACTGTTCTTTTCGTAGTAGTTCCCTTATTCTTAGGCTTCCTTACTCGCTCATTGATTATTAAAAGGAAAGGCTTAGCTTACTTTGAAACAGTCTTTTTAAAGAAATTTGATTCCGTAACGATCATTGGATTACTGTTGACACTAATCATTATCTTTTCTTTTCAAGGGCAGAAAATATTAGCCAATCCGCTACACATTTTATTGATTGCGATCCCTTTAACAATTCAGACATTACTTATCTTTTCAATTGCTTATGGTTGGGCAAGATTGTGGAAACTCCCCCATTCTATTGCGTCACCTGCCGGAATGATCGGTGCGAGTAATTTCTTTGAATTAGCAGTTGCGGTAGCTATTTCATTATTTGGGCTCCAGTCAGGAGCGACTTTAGCCACAGTAGTGGGTGTACTAGTAGAAGTACCAGTTATGCTTTTATTGGTTAAGATAGCCAATAATACGAAACATTGGTTTCCTAATGATACTGAACAAACAGCACGTCTTAGAGGTGAAAATATATGA
- the arsA gene encoding arsenical pump-driving ATPase, whose amino-acid sequence MIQYLPERMGLTKYLFFTGKGGVGKTTTACATATSLAQDNKKVMLVSTDPASNLQDVFQTTLTNKPTPIEGIDNLQVANFDPITAAAEYKESIVGPYRGILPDSALANMEEQLSGSCTVEIAAFNEFANFLTDPEVADQFDYVIFDTAPTGHTLRMLQLPSAWNNYLDENTTGVSCLGQLSGLGDKKDMYEKAVETLTDAEQTTLILVTRPQKAPLIEAERASEELRKLGIQNQKLVVNGLLEVHDDEISQLIYQEQTHDLENMPEPLKDFDTFYIPLRPYNVTGIDKLQILLSDQQPALEEQEKEVTDFPNLDTVVKEFIRSNKKIIFTMGKGGVGKTTVAIKIAKKLAQEGKKVHLATTDPADHLNMFISDDLPISISHIDEEKELADYKEEVLSKARATMNDDDVAYVEEDLRSPCTQEIAVFRAFAEIVDKSDDEIVVIDTAPTGHTLLLLDSTQSYAREVERSSGEVPVSIQKLLPRLQNSDDTEVLMVTLPETTPVYESMRLDEDLDRAKISHTWWLVNQSMYAADTQNDVLKARSFNELEWIEKVAELSNGKFAVEEWQPDFSPVGV is encoded by the coding sequence ATGATTCAATACCTTCCCGAGCGAATGGGATTAACCAAATATCTATTCTTTACTGGAAAAGGCGGTGTGGGTAAAACAACAACTGCTTGTGCTACGGCCACTTCGTTGGCCCAAGACAATAAAAAAGTTATGCTGGTAAGCACCGATCCGGCTTCTAATTTACAAGATGTTTTCCAAACAACCTTAACCAATAAGCCAACACCGATTGAAGGAATCGACAATCTTCAAGTAGCTAACTTTGATCCGATTACGGCTGCGGCAGAATATAAAGAAAGTATCGTTGGCCCTTACCGTGGAATACTTCCAGACAGTGCATTAGCGAACATGGAAGAGCAGCTATCTGGTTCCTGTACAGTAGAAATTGCGGCTTTCAATGAGTTTGCCAATTTTTTGACTGATCCTGAAGTTGCCGATCAGTTTGATTATGTCATTTTTGATACTGCACCGACGGGGCACACATTGCGTATGCTACAGCTGCCTTCTGCTTGGAATAATTATCTGGATGAAAATACCACCGGTGTTTCTTGCTTAGGTCAGTTATCAGGACTAGGCGATAAAAAAGATATGTACGAAAAAGCAGTAGAAACGTTAACAGACGCTGAACAAACAACCTTAATTCTAGTTACTCGCCCACAAAAAGCACCACTGATTGAAGCTGAGCGTGCTTCAGAAGAGCTGAGAAAATTAGGGATTCAAAATCAAAAATTGGTTGTGAATGGGTTGCTGGAAGTCCATGATGACGAAATTTCTCAACTTATCTATCAAGAACAGACGCATGATCTAGAGAATATGCCAGAACCACTAAAAGACTTTGATACCTTCTATATCCCACTACGGCCTTACAATGTGACTGGTATTGATAAGCTTCAAATACTATTAAGTGATCAACAGCCTGCACTTGAAGAACAAGAAAAAGAAGTGACGGATTTTCCGAATTTAGATACAGTTGTAAAAGAATTTATCCGTTCAAATAAGAAAATTATCTTTACAATGGGTAAAGGCGGCGTTGGTAAGACAACTGTAGCGATCAAGATTGCTAAAAAGTTGGCCCAGGAAGGCAAAAAAGTCCATTTAGCGACAACTGATCCGGCGGATCATTTAAACATGTTCATTTCGGATGATTTACCAATCTCTATTAGCCATATCGATGAAGAAAAAGAATTGGCTGATTATAAAGAAGAGGTCTTGTCCAAAGCAAGAGCTACTATGAATGACGATGATGTAGCTTACGTTGAAGAAGATCTGCGTTCTCCATGTACCCAGGAAATTGCAGTATTCCGTGCCTTTGCTGAAATTGTTGACAAGTCTGATGATGAAATTGTCGTGATTGATACGGCACCGACCGGTCATACTTTACTGTTGTTGGATTCGACTCAAAGCTATGCTCGGGAAGTGGAAAGAAGTTCTGGTGAAGTTCCAGTCTCTATTCAAAAACTTTTGCCGCGCCTTCAAAATTCTGATGACACGGAAGTGTTGATGGTTACTTTACCTGAAACAACACCGGTTTATGAATCCATGCGTTTAGATGAAGATTTGGATCGGGCAAAGATTTCCCATACCTGGTGGCTGGTTAACCAAAGCATGTATGCAGCTGATACACAAAATGATGTATTAAAAGCTCGTTCTTTCAATGAATTAGAATGGATTGAAAAAGTTGCGGAGCTTTCCAATGGCAAGTTTGCTGTTGAAGAATGGCAACCAGACTTTAGCCCTGTTGGGGTATAA
- a CDS encoding ArsR/SmtB family transcription factor: protein MNYDEMSVMLKALADPKRLKIIDMLSCGSLCACDILAHFDFTQPTLSHHMKVLEKAGVVLVTKEGQWHHYQLTESFVDKFMGSMMHLFSDEDECVCHNKNCSCKGEKNDEKIGTI, encoded by the coding sequence ATGAATTACGATGAAATGTCGGTCATGCTGAAAGCCCTGGCAGATCCTAAACGATTAAAAATTATTGATATGCTGTCTTGTGGCAGTTTATGTGCGTGTGATATCTTAGCTCACTTTGACTTTACTCAACCAACGCTTTCCCATCATATGAAGGTTTTGGAAAAAGCAGGTGTTGTCTTGGTGACTAAAGAAGGTCAATGGCACCACTATCAATTAACCGAAAGCTTTGTAGATAAATTTATGGGTTCAATGATGCATTTATTTTCTGATGAAGATGAATGTGTTTGCCACAATAAAAACTGTAGTTGTAAAGGAGAAAAGAATGATGAAAAAATTGGAACTATTTGA
- a CDS encoding alpha/beta fold hydrolase, which produces MHKTIRSVDVYYEKYGEGIPIIMIHGFAPDSQLMIGCMEPVFDKESPFSRIYLDLPGMGKTENYDSIQNADHVLALLLEFIEAVIPGEAFILAGESYGGYLARGIAAKCLDRVLGVLLICPVIYPEKEKRTLPEQKVMYQDEAFVHSLSKEDKAYFSKSGVILTSRNWNRFLAEVMSGMINADGEFLDKLGANYALSFDPDENASFDVPGLFLFGRQDDHVGYADGLRLLEKYPHASFAILDFAGHNLQIEQPKIFTTMVQDFLFRVKPE; this is translated from the coding sequence ATGCATAAAACAATCCGCAGCGTAGACGTTTATTATGAAAAATATGGTGAAGGTATCCCGATAATAATGATTCATGGCTTTGCTCCTGATTCGCAGCTGATGATTGGCTGTATGGAACCAGTTTTTGATAAAGAAAGTCCGTTTTCTCGTATTTACTTAGATTTACCAGGCATGGGGAAGACCGAGAATTACGATTCAATTCAAAATGCTGACCACGTACTCGCGCTATTATTGGAATTTATTGAAGCGGTAATTCCCGGTGAAGCATTTATCCTTGCCGGGGAATCTTACGGTGGTTACTTAGCCCGCGGAATCGCAGCGAAATGCCTGGACCGCGTGCTTGGCGTTCTACTTATTTGTCCAGTAATTTATCCAGAAAAAGAGAAAAGAACCTTGCCTGAGCAGAAAGTAATGTATCAAGATGAGGCATTTGTACATTCACTATCGAAGGAAGACAAGGCTTACTTTTCAAAAAGCGGCGTGATTCTAACATCTAGAAACTGGAATCGCTTTTTAGCGGAAGTGATGTCTGGTATGATCAATGCAGATGGCGAATTTTTGGATAAGTTAGGGGCCAATTATGCACTTAGTTTTGATCCAGATGAAAATGCTTCTTTTGATGTGCCAGGATTATTCTTGTTTGGTCGTCAAGATGACCATGTTGGCTATGCAGATGGGCTACGCTTGCTTGAAAAGTACCCACATGCTTCCTTTGCGATTCTTGATTTTGCCGGACATAACTTACAAATCGAACAACCGAAAATATTTACAACAATGGTACAAGATTTCTTATTTCGCGTGAAACCAGAGTAG
- a CDS encoding response regulator, whose protein sequence is MNSKRLVLIVEDESGISNFISAVLTASDYAVIKAVSGKEALEQTASHSPDVVLLDLGLPDMEGLDVLRDIRAWSKVPIIVVSARDHEREKVTALDLGADDYITKPFGTSELLARIRTALRHIQPTNKETPNDATIRIQNLYIDDARRLVKMGDTEIHFTPIEYKILLLLARHAGKVLTHDFIIREIWGPYPSENQALRVNLSNIRRKIEKNPAEPVYILTEVGVGYRMVEE, encoded by the coding sequence GTGAACAGTAAACGACTTGTATTAATTGTGGAAGATGAATCGGGCATCAGCAATTTTATTTCAGCTGTTTTGACGGCTAGTGATTATGCGGTAATTAAAGCTGTGAGCGGAAAAGAAGCACTGGAACAAACAGCAAGCCATTCGCCTGATGTGGTTTTACTTGACCTTGGTTTACCTGATATGGAAGGTTTAGACGTGCTTCGGGATATTCGTGCTTGGTCTAAAGTGCCAATTATTGTCGTCTCAGCGCGCGATCATGAACGTGAAAAAGTGACTGCACTGGATCTTGGTGCAGACGACTATATTACGAAACCATTCGGCACCTCGGAACTACTAGCACGCATTCGGACAGCGTTAAGGCACATTCAACCAACCAACAAAGAAACGCCAAATGATGCGACAATTCGAATTCAAAATCTCTACATTGATGACGCCAGACGCCTTGTTAAAATGGGCGATACAGAAATTCATTTTACGCCGATTGAATATAAAATTCTACTACTCTTAGCCCGCCATGCTGGAAAAGTACTGACGCATGACTTCATTATCCGCGAAATCTGGGGACCATATCCAAGCGAAAATCAGGCACTCCGAGTAAACTTGAGCAATATCAGAAGAAAAATCGAAAAGAACCCCGCTGAACCAGTGTATATTTTGACAGAAGTTGGGGTTGGGTATCGAATGGTAGAAGAATAG
- a CDS encoding sensor histidine kinase: METNRPSPEALLVNLQDEADPQVGKLKIYFGFAAGVGKTYAMLSDAKDQLASGVDVVAGYIEPHARAETLKMLEGIPIIPPKSVNHKNISLKEFDLDEALKRKPELILVDELAHTNAEGVRNKKRFQDVEELLQAGIDVYTTVNVQHIESLNDIVEGITKVAVRETIPDYVFDEADRVKLIDIEPDELLKRLEQGKIYRPERAKTAMQNFFTRENLKLLREIAMRKAADRISHEYDQTGVYPEKRASSKWLVCIGSAPSSAKLIRWTARTAEAFRAPWIALYVENEETDYLSKQEKKCLRETMELAERLGAEIVTLAGHDIAETVAQYARLTGVTNIVVGKSRRRMGLRSLFEDDFEDQLITHLDNVDMHIIPSSSPEIKKRRMKMHFKSFLTWHDMAKMVLLLCLATAICIGLSEFGIGDQNVIMVYILSVLIISRVTSGYVYGVLGSIIGVMLFNFFFTSPLYTFNTIQAGYPVTFGIMLLVALITSALTVRIKTQASLAVERERRTEVLYEINKRLLITRNLKGIIDLTNEYILHLFQRSVIFYSTDPAKSSKGIFVQAEGKEDASALLNPDEEAVAHWVFKNKKRAGAGTDTLMGAFGYYMPVMSQGKVLGVIGVSCSAEDGPLTQDNRMFLRMISSQVALALERQYLSEEQRQIVIESAKEKMRSNLLRAISHDLRTPLTGIIGASSALLEKETELDKATQHDLIKGIKDDSGWLIRMVENLLSVTRISEGLVSLEREPEAVEEIVGEAVGRIKKRFTDRIIHVQVPRDLLMVPMDGTLIEQVLINLMENALRHAGADAEVWVDVTKTENSAIFSVRDNGTGIPENRMADLFDTFAVEARERSDMSRGLGLGLSICMSIIRAHDGTIEAKNNELGGATFWFTLPLDGGDEQ, from the coding sequence ACGTTAAAAATGCTCGAAGGAATCCCAATTATTCCACCTAAATCTGTCAATCATAAAAATATTTCACTAAAAGAATTTGACTTGGATGAAGCGTTGAAACGAAAGCCAGAACTGATTTTAGTGGATGAACTTGCACACACGAATGCAGAAGGAGTAAGAAACAAGAAACGATTTCAAGACGTGGAAGAACTTTTGCAAGCGGGGATTGACGTTTATACGACGGTGAATGTGCAACACATTGAAAGTTTAAATGACATTGTGGAAGGCATTACAAAAGTCGCTGTCCGGGAAACGATTCCAGATTATGTTTTTGATGAAGCAGACCGCGTCAAGCTAATTGATATTGAACCAGATGAACTTTTGAAACGATTAGAACAAGGGAAAATTTACCGGCCAGAACGCGCAAAAACAGCAATGCAGAACTTTTTTACAAGAGAAAATTTGAAATTGTTACGTGAAATTGCGATGCGAAAAGCAGCAGACCGGATTAGCCATGAGTACGACCAAACCGGCGTTTATCCAGAAAAGCGAGCTAGCAGTAAATGGCTAGTTTGTATTGGTTCAGCGCCTTCTTCTGCAAAACTAATTCGCTGGACAGCGCGCACTGCTGAAGCTTTCCGAGCACCATGGATAGCTCTTTATGTCGAAAATGAAGAAACGGATTATTTGTCCAAACAAGAGAAAAAATGCTTGCGCGAAACAATGGAACTTGCTGAAAGACTTGGCGCCGAAATTGTTACACTAGCAGGACATGATATTGCGGAAACAGTGGCCCAGTATGCTCGTTTGACGGGTGTGACGAATATTGTTGTTGGGAAATCACGTCGGCGGATGGGGCTGCGGTCCTTATTTGAAGATGATTTTGAAGACCAGCTTATTACGCATTTGGATAATGTTGATATGCATATTATCCCGTCCAGTAGCCCAGAAATCAAAAAGCGCCGAATGAAAATGCATTTTAAAAGTTTCTTAACATGGCATGATATGGCTAAAATGGTACTATTGCTCTGTTTAGCAACCGCCATATGTATTGGGCTTAGTGAATTTGGAATTGGTGATCAAAATGTTATTATGGTGTATATTTTATCTGTATTAATCATTTCCAGAGTAACAAGTGGTTATGTATATGGGGTTTTGGGTTCGATTATTGGTGTTATGTTATTTAATTTCTTTTTTACATCGCCACTATATACTTTTAATACGATTCAAGCCGGTTATCCGGTGACATTCGGTATTATGTTGCTTGTTGCGTTAATTACAAGTGCGCTTACCGTTCGAATCAAAACGCAGGCCAGCCTAGCTGTTGAGCGCGAACGCCGGACAGAAGTACTATACGAAATCAATAAGCGTTTATTAATAACTCGAAATTTAAAAGGAATTATCGACTTAACAAATGAATATATTTTGCATTTATTTCAGCGCTCTGTTATTTTTTATTCTACAGATCCAGCTAAAAGTAGCAAAGGGATTTTTGTCCAAGCAGAAGGTAAGGAAGATGCAAGCGCGCTTTTGAACCCAGATGAAGAAGCTGTGGCGCATTGGGTTTTTAAAAATAAAAAAAGAGCTGGGGCAGGAACAGACACATTAATGGGTGCATTTGGTTATTATATGCCAGTGATGTCGCAAGGGAAAGTGCTTGGCGTGATTGGTGTTTCATGTTCAGCAGAGGATGGCCCGCTCACTCAAGATAATCGGATGTTCTTGCGGATGATTAGCTCGCAAGTCGCCCTCGCATTAGAGCGGCAATATTTATCAGAAGAACAACGTCAAATCGTCATCGAATCAGCAAAAGAAAAAATGCGTAGTAACTTGCTTCGAGCTATTTCACACGACTTAAGAACGCCACTTACTGGAATCATTGGCGCAAGTTCAGCACTTCTTGAGAAAGAAACCGAACTAGATAAAGCGACCCAACATGATTTAATTAAAGGTATTAAAGATGATTCGGGTTGGCTAATTCGAATGGTGGAAAACTTGCTTTCTGTTACGCGAATTAGCGAAGGTTTAGTGAGCTTGGAACGAGAACCAGAAGCCGTGGAAGAAATTGTGGGAGAAGCAGTAGGTCGAATTAAAAAGCGTTTTACAGATCGAATTATTCATGTACAAGTTCCGCGCGATTTGCTTATGGTTCCAATGGACGGAACACTTATCGAACAAGTTTTAATTAATTTAATGGAAAATGCGCTTCGTCACGCAGGTGCGGACGCAGAAGTTTGGGTAGATGTAACGAAAACGGAAAACAGTGCGATATTTAGCGTTCGCGATAACGGAACTGGTATCCCAGAAAATCGTATGGCTGATTTATTTGATACGTTTGCAGTAGAGGCTAGAGAGCGCTCTGATATGTCGCGCGGGCTTGGACTTGGTTTATCCATCTGTATGTCGATTATTCGTGCACATGATGGAACCATTGAAGCGAAAAATAACGAACTTGGCGGAGCGACATTCTGGTTTACTTTGCCATTAGATGGAGGAGACGAGCAGTGA